The Christiangramia forsetii KT0803 DNA segment CTAAAGTTTCTATTTTTTCGCTCTTTTTTAATCTTTTTACTACGGCGTGAATTCCAAAGAAAGTAAGCTAAAAAAACGGCTATAATACTAAGATAAATCCAGGTTTCCTGGTCTAAATCAATCATTGTGAATGTCTTAATAAATACAAGGTAAGAAAGATTTTTTTGAAGTTCAAAAGAAGTTTGGGGATTGGCAGTTAATAGTCGGGAATTAGATATTTAAAGTGAAATTTCAAACTTATCGTTACTGCGTTCGCAGGGTAGTGGAGTATGATAGTTTCTCGAAGTTCTAATCTTGAGGTTGCTGCGCTTTGTTCCACTTTGCTCACAAAGAGGAATAAATAAGGATTATTATAAAGTTTTTATTGACTGGCCTTCGACTGCGCTCAGTCTGACAGTATTTATAGGTATATTAATAAATATTCCAAATTAAATATGGAAACCCGAATGTTATTTCAATTTTGCTCACTGCTCACTGCTCACTGCTCACTGCTCACTGCTCACTGAGTACTGAGTACTGTTTTTCTTTCGTCACTTTCCACCATTCCATCTTTAAGCCGTATGATCCTGTGCGCATGTTCCGCAATCTCCTCTTCGTGGGTTACCAGGATCACCGTATTTCCGTCTGCATGAATTTGATCAAAAAGCTTCATGATCTCCACAGAAGTTTTAGAATCAAGGTTTCCGGTTGGCTCATCTGCAAGAATGATAGAGGGTTTATTAACCAAAGCCCTTCCAACAGCTACACGCTGTCTTTGACCACCAGAAAGCTGATTAGGTTTGTGATCCATTCTATCTCCAAGGCCTACACTTCTTAATACATCTTCAGCCCTTTCAACTCGTTCAGATTTTGAAGCTCCGGCATAGATCATAGGTAAGGCTACATTATCCAGAGCAGTAGTTCTGGGAAGCAGGTTAAAAGTTTGAAAAACAAAGCCGATCTCTTTATTTCTAATTTCGGCAAGTTCATCGTCACTCATCTGGCTGGCATCTTTTCCGTTCAATATATAGGAACCGGAAGTTGGAGTGTCTAAACAACCTAAAAGATTCATCAAAGTAGACTTTCCAGATCCTGAAGGTCCCATAATGGCCACATATTCTCCGCGATCTATGTCCAGGTCTATCCCTTTTAAAACTTTAACTACTTCCTGTCCCAGAGGGAAATCCCTCGTGATCGTACGAATTTCTATTACTTTGCTCATTCAGACTTATTTTTCAATGGTAAGACGTGAAATTAGGATTTTTGTTACAAAAATTTGGTAATTGAGTGGTTCAGTTCATTTTTTCCATTGATGGAAATTACATTCCTCTCCCTTCGGTCGTCGGACGTAATCAAAATCTAGGCTTACCCTTCGACTGCGCTCAGGGCAGGCTATATTTTATCTAAATTTATCGTTTAGCACTTAAATTTCAGGAACTCGCTTTGCTCAAACAGCCTGAAATTTTACGGAGCATTCACTTCAAATTCTATGCTAAATTTTCGAATGCCACCAATTATCGGCATTAAATGGAATTCAAAGTTTAATACTTGAAATAATAAACTCTATTATCAGTTCTTTTATACTCTGATTGCAAAATCCTGCTTTACCTGTTGCTTCCTGAAAAACACCAATCCCCATTGAAAGGTGTCTATACTTACGGTCACTTCTGGATGAGCTTTAATTTCTTCCCAGGCTTCTTCCATTTCCTGGGACCAGTGGATATCATCAAAAATAAAGACTGAATTATTGTGAGTGGTTGGAAGTAAATTTTCGAAATAATCTAGAGTAGCTGCTTTTTGATGATTTCCGTCAAAATAAATAAGATCGAATTTTCTGGCAGTTTGGAATTCGGAGTTCGGAGCTAGAAGTTGTCTGTTTTCTGTTTTCTGTTGTCTGTTGTTGAGATCGGAGTTTAGCTGGGAAAGGGCGTTTTCAAATTGAGCATTTATCAGCTGTATATTATTTAGCTGATATTTTGCAAATTGTTCTTTAGCGACCTTTGCAGTTTCCTTACAACCTTCGATGCTAATCAGCTTTGTTTTTTTGTTCGCAGCTATTGCGGAAGAGGCGATTCCCAGGGAAGTACCTAATTCTAACGCACTGCTTATGCCTAAATAATTAGTGATACGATAAAGTAGTTTTGCCCGATGTAACGTAATCCCCGCATTTTTGGCCACCGAAAATACCGGTCTCTGGTTCGATTTGAATACCCGGCTTCCAGCACCAAAATCGGTTACTTCAATTATATTTTTATTCCTTAAAAGGTCACTGCGAAAGTTTTTGATGAGCTGATATTCTTTGTGATCTTTCTTATCATAAAAGCAGTTAGTCACCAAGTCATACACGAAAGGGGAGTGGAGCCCATGTTCGTTTTGACTTTTGAGTAAGAATTTTAAATAGGAGGTTATTTGAAAGTACATTTTATTCTAAAATAAGATGCTGAAACTAGTTCAGCATTACGAAATCTTAAGAAAATAGGCTGTGATTTGAATTATTGGTTTGTATTTCTGAAGAATTCATACTTTGTCTGCGCTTAGATTGATACTAGTTTTAATTTATCAGCCTTCGACAGGCTCAGTCTGACAGATAGTCCCAATATTTTTTTGATCTTGAGTAGTATGCGAATAATTTTTTCAAACTTATTTCACTCTTCACTCTTCACTCTTCACTCTTCACTCTTCACTCTTCACTCTTCACTCTTCACTTTTCACTTTTCACTTTTCACTCACAACTACGACTCTAACTTTTCAAGAAGCTCAAACCATCTTTCCGTTTTAGTTTCGATATTGTTTTCAATTTCCTTAAGTTTCATGGAATTTTCAGCAATTTCATCAGCTTCTAATTCTTTTAAAAATTTCTGCTGCACTTCTTCTTTCTTTTTTTCCAGCTTAGCGATTTCCTTTTCCAGTTTACTAAATTCCTTTTTTTCGTTATAACTTAAAGAAGGACCGGAACTATCAGCTTTGTATTCCTTTTTTTCTTTCTTGGAATTGGAATCGTTTAAAGCAGTTTTTTCTGCTTTTGGCTTAGAAGCTTCGTATTCCCTGTAATCGGTATAATTTCCTGGAAAATCGGTGATTTCTCCTTTTCCTTCAAAAATAAATAGGTGATCGGTGATCTTATCCATAAAATAACGGTCGTGAGAAACCACAATGATACAGCCTGGAAAATCCATCAGAAAGTTTTCCAGAACATTAAGCGTTAATACATCAAGATCGTTTGTGGGTTCATCCAGAATTAGAAAATTGGGATTCTGAATAAGAACAGTACAGAGGTAAAGTCGTTTTTTCTCACCACCGCTCAGTTTTTCCACAAAGTCATATTGTTTTTTTCTGCTGAAAAGAAATCGTTCCAGGAGTTGTTCAGCCGAAATTTGCCGTCCTTTTTTAAGCGGAATATAATCACCAAATTCTTTAATGACTTCCACTACTTTTTGTCCAGGCTTTATTTTTATACCTTTTTGAGTATAGTAGCCAAATTTGACAGTTTCGCCTATTACTATTTTCCCGGTATCCGATTTCATATTCCCGGTAAGCATATTCAGAAAGGTAGACTTTCCGGTTCCGTTCTTTCCGATGATCCCCAGCCGTTCGCCCTTCTGAAAAGTATAGCTGAAATGATTTATCAACTCCTTTCCACCTAATTCTTTTGAAATATTATGAACTTCTACGATTTTACTTCCCAGCCGCTCCATATTAAGTTCCAGCTGAACTTTATGATCCTGTCGTCTCTGACTCGCCCTGTGTTTTATCTCATGAAAATCCTCGATTCGGGATTTGGATTTTGTGGTACGAGCCTTGGGCTGACGGCGCATCCAATCCAGTTCTTTCTTATATAACTGCTGAGCTTTATCGGTATTGGTCGCTTCGAGCTGATGTCTTTCTTCTTTTTTATCGAGGTAGTAGGAATAGTTACCCTTATAAGTATAAAGTTTTCCATCTTCCAGTTCTATAATCTCATTACAAACGCGTTCCAGGAAATACCGGTCGTGAGTAACCATAAAAATGGTGAAATCCTGTTTTTTGAAATAGTCTTCCAGCCATTCTATCATATCCAGGTCAAGATGGTTGGTAGGCTCATCCAGAATAATAAAATCTGGTTTCTTTAATAACATTCTGGCTAAGGCAAGACGTTTTTTCTGACCTCCGGAAAGGTTCTTTACTACGGCCTGCAAATCTTCCAGATTCAGTTTAAAGAGAATTTGTTTGAATTCTGTTTCGAAATCCCAGGCATTATTAACTTCCATCGCATCCATAGCTTTTTGAAGGGCATCGCCATCTTCAGGATTCAAAAGCGCTTTCTCATATTGCTCAACTACCTTAAGAGTAGGGTTCTCACTGGTAAAAATGCTTTGCTCTATAGTTAGTTCAGGATCCAGATCTGGCTCCTGCGACAGAAAAGCAACTCGAATATCGTTACGATAGATCACCTGACCTTCATCGGGAGAATCGGTGCCGGCGAGAATATTTAAGAGGCTGGTTTTCCCGGTACCGTTCTTGGCTACGAATCCAACTTTTTGATCTTTATTGATTCCGAAGCTTATATTTTCAAAAAGTCCGCGTTCGCCGTAAGATTTGGCTATATTTTCTACTGAAAGGTAATTCATGTTTGTGGTCTCGGTTGTATATTTTCCGTTCTGGGTTCAAAAGTACGAACTTGAAATTACCAATTGATAATTGAAAATAGATAATTGAAAATCGTTGTTTCTTTTTTGCCATACTGAGCCTGTCGAAGTATGAGCAATAGACAATGATCAATTAACAGTTGTAGGTAATGTGTTCTCAGTTGTTTGTTATGAGTTCTGATTCTCTCTGTGGAGTCTATGTATGAATGTTAGTTGTAACTCTGAGTAAAACGAAGAGTCTCTTAAGGGGTTAGGTTCATTTTGATTTTATGTTTTCTGTTTGAGCCGGTTCGGGTATTATTAGAGATTTCTCACTTCGCTATGCTCTTTCGAAATGACAATAACAAAATTGAATTACAAAATAGAATTTACGAAATTTTCATAAACTTTACAGACAACAGACAACAGACAACAGACAACAGACAACAGACAACAGACAACAGACAACAACCAACAACCCACAAAATACTACCCACCTTCAATCCCAACCCGACCCCTCCAAACTTAATTCCATCCTAAAGTTTTGATATTTGCCCGTAAAAACTATATTTGTTAAAACAATGTGAAGCCCTCTATGCGATTTAAATCCTTTTTGTTTTTATTCGCTGCAATATTAGCCTTAACCTCATGTGTATCTACAAAGCAGATGTCCTATCTTCAGGAATATGAAGAAGAGGTAGATAGCATCATCCAGGTTCAGCGTTTGCGCAAACCCTACCGTATACAAACAGGTGATCTTTTAAGCATAAGAGTTAAAGCTCTCGATCAAGAGTTAGTAGGTATGTTTAATCCGGTGGGAGAAACAAACCCTAATGCCACAACAGAGGAAGCGGTTTATTTTGATGGATTTACCGTAGATGATCATGGAAATATTCGTGTGCCTACTATGGGAGAGATTAATGTATTAGGCTTTACCGAAAAAGAGGTGCGTGAAAAAATAGAAGAAAAATTACTCGAAGAATATTTCAGGGAAGAGGCCAATATATTTGTGACTGTAAAACTTGCCGGAATACGTTATACGACTCTAGGAGAAATAGGTCAGGGTAGCCAGGTCATTTATAAAGAACAGGTGACGATTATGGAAGCCATCGCAAATGCCGGAGGAATTACGGAATATGGAGATCGAGAACAGGTGCAAATAATCAGACAATATCCACAAGGAGAAGAAGTGCATACTATTGATGTTACCAATATCAATGCTTTAAGCAGTCCTTATTATTATATTCAGCCCAATGATATGATCGTGGTAAATCCTTTACCGCAAAAAGCTCTAGGAGTAGGCACCACCGGTTTGGGTGTCTTCACTACCGTTTTTTCAGTAATCTCAGTAATCACTTCTGTAATTCTTTTAGCTACGAGATAATGGCACATGAAGATGATCACATATCAGATGTAGGTTCCACCTTTGATTTTAAGGGTTTTATACTGAAAGTTATAAGTTATTGGAAGCTAATTCTGCTTTCTGTTGGAATCAGTTTAGCGGTAGCGTATTATAATAATGTACGTAAACTCCCTGTTTATCAACTAGGTAATACCATCTCCATTAAAGATGATCAGAATCCATTTTTCACTTCTAATACCAGCTTAACCTTTAACTGGGGGGGGACTTCAGATAAAGTGAATACCGCGATGACCATTTTGAGGTCGAGATCGCATAATGAAGCTGTGGTCCAAGAATTACAATTCTATATAAACTATTTAGAAGATGGGGA contains these protein-coding regions:
- a CDS encoding O-methyltransferase, producing MYFQITSYLKFLLKSQNEHGLHSPFVYDLVTNCFYDKKDHKEYQLIKNFRSDLLRNKNIIEVTDFGAGSRVFKSNQRPVFSVAKNAGITLHRAKLLYRITNYLGISSALELGTSLGIASSAIAANKKTKLISIEGCKETAKVAKEQFAKYQLNNIQLINAQFENALSQLNSDLNNRQQKTENRQLLAPNSEFQTARKFDLIYFDGNHQKAATLDYFENLLPTTHNNSVFIFDDIHWSQEMEEAWEEIKAHPEVTVSIDTFQWGLVFFRKQQVKQDFAIRV
- a CDS encoding polysaccharide biosynthesis/export family protein, whose protein sequence is MRFKSFLFLFAAILALTSCVSTKQMSYLQEYEEEVDSIIQVQRLRKPYRIQTGDLLSIRVKALDQELVGMFNPVGETNPNATTEEAVYFDGFTVDDHGNIRVPTMGEINVLGFTEKEVREKIEEKLLEEYFREEANIFVTVKLAGIRYTTLGEIGQGSQVIYKEQVTIMEAIANAGGITEYGDREQVQIIRQYPQGEEVHTIDVTNINALSSPYYYIQPNDMIVVNPLPQKALGVGTTGLGVFTTVFSVISVITSVILLATR
- a CDS encoding ABC transporter ATP-binding protein, yielding MSKVIEIRTITRDFPLGQEVVKVLKGIDLDIDRGEYVAIMGPSGSGKSTLMNLLGCLDTPTSGSYILNGKDASQMSDDELAEIRNKEIGFVFQTFNLLPRTTALDNVALPMIYAGASKSERVERAEDVLRSVGLGDRMDHKPNQLSGGQRQRVAVGRALVNKPSIILADEPTGNLDSKTSVEIMKLFDQIHADGNTVILVTHEEEIAEHAHRIIRLKDGMVESDERKTVLSTQ
- a CDS encoding ABC-F family ATP-binding cassette domain-containing protein, which encodes MNYLSVENIAKSYGERGLFENISFGINKDQKVGFVAKNGTGKTSLLNILAGTDSPDEGQVIYRNDIRVAFLSQEPDLDPELTIEQSIFTSENPTLKVVEQYEKALLNPEDGDALQKAMDAMEVNNAWDFETEFKQILFKLNLEDLQAVVKNLSGGQKKRLALARMLLKKPDFIILDEPTNHLDLDMIEWLEDYFKKQDFTIFMVTHDRYFLERVCNEIIELEDGKLYTYKGNYSYYLDKKEERHQLEATNTDKAQQLYKKELDWMRRQPKARTTKSKSRIEDFHEIKHRASQRRQDHKVQLELNMERLGSKIVEVHNISKELGGKELINHFSYTFQKGERLGIIGKNGTGKSTFLNMLTGNMKSDTGKIVIGETVKFGYYTQKGIKIKPGQKVVEVIKEFGDYIPLKKGRQISAEQLLERFLFSRKKQYDFVEKLSGGEKKRLYLCTVLIQNPNFLILDEPTNDLDVLTLNVLENFLMDFPGCIIVVSHDRYFMDKITDHLFIFEGKGEITDFPGNYTDYREYEASKPKAEKTALNDSNSKKEKKEYKADSSGPSLSYNEKKEFSKLEKEIAKLEKKKEEVQQKFLKELEADEIAENSMKLKEIENNIETKTERWFELLEKLES